One region of Brassica napus cultivar Da-Ae chromosome A10, Da-Ae, whole genome shotgun sequence genomic DNA includes:
- the LOC106422577 gene encoding uncharacterized protein LOC106422577 isoform X1, whose product MASSSSFSSSTVTSKFIGFLLLLSSLQLDLSLGSDLHYKNQTSFRPKKEIQNLRRIEEYLKRINKPSIKTIHSPDGDVIECVPSHLQPAFDHPQLRGQKPLDLPEMPSIANETTNEESFNQLWSQSGECCPIGSIPIRRTTKTDVLRARSVRRFGRRLKKPIRRDSSGGGHEHAVVFVNGEQYYGAKASINVWAPRVTDAYEFSLSQIWLISGSFGHDLNTIEAGWQVSPELYGDNYPRFFTYWTTDAYQATGCYNLLCSGFVQTNNKIAIGAAISPRSSYNGRQFDLGLMIWKDPKHGHWWLELGNGLLVGYWPVFLFSHLRSHASMVQFGGEVVNSRSSGGHTGTQMGSGHFADEGFEKAAYFRNLQVVDWDNNLLPLSNLHVLADHPACYNIRQGKNNVWGTYFYYGGPGRNPRCP is encoded by the exons atggcttcttcttcttcattttcttcttcaactGTCACATCCAAATTTAttgggtttcttcttcttctttcttctcttcaactaGACTTGTCACTTGGGTCGGATCTTCATTATAAGAACCAAACTTCCTTCAGACCCAAGAAAGAGATTCAGAACCTTAGAAGAATAGAAGAATATCTCAAGAGAATCAACAAGCCTTCCATCAAAACAATCCAC AGCCCAGATGGAGATGTAATAGAATGTGTACCGTCACATCTGCAACCAGCATTTGATCATCCCCAGCTAAGAGGGCAGAAACCACTG GATTTGCCAGAGATGCCAAGTATTGCAAATGAAACAACAAATGAAGAAAGTTTTAATCAGTTATGGAGTCAGTCCGGTGAATGTTGTCCAATTGGGTCAATACCGATTCGAAGGACGACGAAGACTGATGTTTTGAGGGCAAGATCAGTTAGACGGTTTGGTCGGAGACTGAAGAAACCAATCAGACGAGACTCCTCCGGAGGCGGTCACGAG CACGCAGTCGTGTTTGTTAATGGAGAACAGTACTATGGAGCAAAAGCAAGCATTAACGTGTGGGCGCCACGTGTCACTGATGCTTACGAGTTTAGTTTGTCTCAGATTTGGCTAATCTCTGGCTCATTTGGCCATGACTTAAACACCATTGAAGCTGGTTGGCAG GTTAGTCCTGAGCTATACGGAGATAATTATCCAAGATTCTTCACATATTGGACG ACAGATGCATACCAAGCGACTGGATGCTACAATTTACTTTGCTCAGGGTTCGTACAAACCAACAATAAAATTGCAATTGGCGCAGCGATTTCCCCAAGGTCCTCTTACAATGGAAGACAGTTTGATCTCGGCTTAATGATTTGGAAG GATCCGAAACATGGGCATTGGTGGCTTGAACTAGGAAATGGACTTCTTGTGGGTTACTGGCCAGTCTTTTTATTCAGTCACTTGAGGAGTCATGCAAGTATGGTTCAATTTGGCGGCGAAGTTGTTAACAGCCGGTCAAGCGGCGGTCACACAGGAACACAGATGGGAAGTGGCCATTTCGCAGATGAAGGCTTTGAGAAAGCTGCATACTTCAGGAACTTACAAGTTGTAGACTGGGACAACAATCTCTTGCCTCTGAGCAATCTCCATGTCTTGGCTGATCATCCGGCTTGTTATAACATCAGACAAGGTAAAAACAATGTATGGGGGACTTACTTTTACTACGGAGGTCCTGGTCGGAACCCTCGGTGTCCTTGA
- the LOC106422577 gene encoding uncharacterized protein LOC106422577 isoform X2, with translation MKLVFLLAATSTLGISAISLSLYKIYLVIEKKSDYIYMENMQDLPEMPSIANETTNEESFNQLWSQSGECCPIGSIPIRRTTKTDVLRARSVRRFGRRLKKPIRRDSSGGGHEHAVVFVNGEQYYGAKASINVWAPRVTDAYEFSLSQIWLISGSFGHDLNTIEAGWQVSPELYGDNYPRFFTYWTTDAYQATGCYNLLCSGFVQTNNKIAIGAAISPRSSYNGRQFDLGLMIWKDPKHGHWWLELGNGLLVGYWPVFLFSHLRSHASMVQFGGEVVNSRSSGGHTGTQMGSGHFADEGFEKAAYFRNLQVVDWDNNLLPLSNLHVLADHPACYNIRQGKNNVWGTYFYYGGPGRNPRCP, from the exons ATGAAACTCGTTTTCCTCTTGGCAGCCACATCCACTCTGGGCATTTCAGCTATTAGTTTGAGTTTATACAAAATCTATTtggttattgaaaaaaaaagtgattatatatatatggaaaacATGCAGGATTTGCCAGAGATGCCAAGTATTGCAAATGAAACAACAAATGAAGAAAGTTTTAATCAGTTATGGAGTCAGTCCGGTGAATGTTGTCCAATTGGGTCAATACCGATTCGAAGGACGACGAAGACTGATGTTTTGAGGGCAAGATCAGTTAGACGGTTTGGTCGGAGACTGAAGAAACCAATCAGACGAGACTCCTCCGGAGGCGGTCACGAG CACGCAGTCGTGTTTGTTAATGGAGAACAGTACTATGGAGCAAAAGCAAGCATTAACGTGTGGGCGCCACGTGTCACTGATGCTTACGAGTTTAGTTTGTCTCAGATTTGGCTAATCTCTGGCTCATTTGGCCATGACTTAAACACCATTGAAGCTGGTTGGCAG GTTAGTCCTGAGCTATACGGAGATAATTATCCAAGATTCTTCACATATTGGACG ACAGATGCATACCAAGCGACTGGATGCTACAATTTACTTTGCTCAGGGTTCGTACAAACCAACAATAAAATTGCAATTGGCGCAGCGATTTCCCCAAGGTCCTCTTACAATGGAAGACAGTTTGATCTCGGCTTAATGATTTGGAAG GATCCGAAACATGGGCATTGGTGGCTTGAACTAGGAAATGGACTTCTTGTGGGTTACTGGCCAGTCTTTTTATTCAGTCACTTGAGGAGTCATGCAAGTATGGTTCAATTTGGCGGCGAAGTTGTTAACAGCCGGTCAAGCGGCGGTCACACAGGAACACAGATGGGAAGTGGCCATTTCGCAGATGAAGGCTTTGAGAAAGCTGCATACTTCAGGAACTTACAAGTTGTAGACTGGGACAACAATCTCTTGCCTCTGAGCAATCTCCATGTCTTGGCTGATCATCCGGCTTGTTATAACATCAGACAAGGTAAAAACAATGTATGGGGGACTTACTTTTACTACGGAGGTCCTGGTCGGAACCCTCGGTGTCCTTGA